A part of Gossypium hirsutum isolate 1008001.06 chromosome A07, Gossypium_hirsutum_v2.1, whole genome shotgun sequence genomic DNA contains:
- the LOC121203690 gene encoding protopine 6-monooxygenase-like has translation MDKWSSQVKSMKRISKEMESLIETWVDEHKLKKLKTGSNNNNQDFIDVMLSTIMGDHSISMYGYTMEDCGVSGYNILKGTRLFVNAWKLHRDPQVWSNPEEFESERRACPGMNWALQAICLTMARMLQGFDLTTPSNAPVDMNDDQGASATMLKATPLELILTPRLPRLLYQL, from the exons ATGGATAAATGGAGCAGCCAAGTGAAATCCATGAAGCGTATTTCaaaggagatggaatcacttaTTGAAACTTGGGTTGATGAACATAAACTAAAGAAGCTTAAAACCGGATCAAACAACAATAACCAAGATTTCATCGACGTGATGCTGTCTACTATAATGGGTGATCATTCCATATCCATGTACGGCTATACCATGGAAGACTGTGGTGTCAGCGGCTACAATATTCTAAAGGGCACTCGTTTATTCGTTAATGCATGGAAGTTGCACCGAGACCCACAAGTTTGGTCCAACCCTGAAGAGTTTGAGTCAGAGAG ACGAGCATGCCCGGGGATGAATTGGGCGTTGCAAGCTATATGCTTGACAATGGCTCGAATGCTACAAGGGTTTGACTTAACAACCCCTTCAAATGCTCCCGTTGATATGAATGACGACCAAGGTGCAAGTGCAACCATGCTCAAAGCAACTCCTCTTGAACTTATCCTCACACCTCGCCTTCCTCGTCTTCTTTATCAACTCTAG